From the genome of Vigna angularis cultivar LongXiaoDou No.4 chromosome 11, ASM1680809v1, whole genome shotgun sequence, one region includes:
- the LOC108333928 gene encoding KH domain-containing protein At5g56140 isoform X1 translates to MMSSSGAGRYMAFPPSPSAPPSPHLSALRSSALAEQDKYLSELLGERNKLSPFMAVLPQCFRLLNQGCIKNSLVCVAPNIEILRVTSLMGNASVLGQSGLEQASPLATGGIFSNGGANVNGWASRFQSERPSLLQSSPTPNWLSPQGSSSGLLIKKTLRVDIPVDTYPNYNFVGRLLGPRGNSLKRVEASTDCRVLIRGRGSIKDPTREEMMRGKPGYEHLNEPLHILVEAELPVEIVDARLMQARDILEDLLKPVDESQDFYKKQQLRELAMLNGTLREEGSPMSGSVSPFQNSLGMKRAKTRG, encoded by the exons ATGATGTCCTCCTCCGGCGCCGGCAGGTATATGGCCTTTCCGCCGTCGCCCTCCGCTCCTCCATCGCCACATCTCTCCGCTCTGCGCTCCTCCGCTTTAGCCGAGCAGGACAA ATATCTATCTGAGTTGTTGGGAGAACGTAACAAGCTTAGTCCTTTCATGGCTGTGCTTCCGCAGTGCTTTCGATTATTAAACCAAG GTTgcataaaaaatagtttagtttgcGTAGCACCCAATATAG AAATTTTGCGTGTAACATCGCTGATGGGGAATGCATCAGTTTTAGGTCAAAGTGGGCTTGAACAAGCTAGCCCCCTGGCTACTGGAGGAATATTTTCAAACGGAGGTGCCAATGTGAACGGATGGGCATCACGATTTCAATCAGAA AGGCCCAGCTTGTTGCAGTCCTCACCAACACCAAACTGGCTGAGTCCACAAGGCAGCTCATCTGGTTTACTTATTAAAAAGACACTCAGAGTCGATATACCTGTGGACACATATCCTAAT TATAACTTTGTTGGTCGCCTCCTAGGCCCTAGAGGAAACTCTCTAAAGCGTGTAGAAGCGAGTACTGATTGTCGTGTCTTGATCAGGGGCCGTGGTAGCATTAAGGATCCTACTAGG gaGGAAATGATGAGAGGGAAACCTGGGTATGAACATCTGAACGAACCTCTCCATATTCTAGTTGAGGCAGAATTACCGGTTGAAATAGTTGATGCACGCTTGATGCAGGCACGTGACATACTTGAAGATTTGCTCAAACCGGTG GATGAATCTCAGGATTTCTACAAGAAGCAGCAGCTTCGGGAGCTAGCAATGCTGAACGGCACTCTTCGCGAGGAGGGTTCCCCCATGTCCGGTTCTGTTTCACCATTCCAAAACAGCCTTGGTATGAAGAGGGCCAAGACCAGGGGGTAA
- the LOC108333928 gene encoding KH domain-containing protein At4g26480 isoform X4 — translation MMSSSGAGRYMAFPPSPSAPPSPHLSALRSSALAEQDKYLSELLGERNKLSPFMAVLPQCFRLLNQVLGQSGLEQASPLATGGIFSNGGANVNGWASRFQSERPSLLQSSPTPNWLSPQGSSSGLLIKKTLRVDIPVDTYPNYNFVGRLLGPRGNSLKRVEASTDCRVLIRGRGSIKDPTREEMMRGKPGYEHLNEPLHILVEAELPVEIVDARLMQARDILEDLLKPVDESQDFYKKQQLRELAMLNGTLREEGSPMSGSVSPFQNSLGMKRAKTRG, via the exons ATGATGTCCTCCTCCGGCGCCGGCAGGTATATGGCCTTTCCGCCGTCGCCCTCCGCTCCTCCATCGCCACATCTCTCCGCTCTGCGCTCCTCCGCTTTAGCCGAGCAGGACAA ATATCTATCTGAGTTGTTGGGAGAACGTAACAAGCTTAGTCCTTTCATGGCTGTGCTTCCGCAGTGCTTTCGATTATTAAACCAAG TTTTAGGTCAAAGTGGGCTTGAACAAGCTAGCCCCCTGGCTACTGGAGGAATATTTTCAAACGGAGGTGCCAATGTGAACGGATGGGCATCACGATTTCAATCAGAA AGGCCCAGCTTGTTGCAGTCCTCACCAACACCAAACTGGCTGAGTCCACAAGGCAGCTCATCTGGTTTACTTATTAAAAAGACACTCAGAGTCGATATACCTGTGGACACATATCCTAAT TATAACTTTGTTGGTCGCCTCCTAGGCCCTAGAGGAAACTCTCTAAAGCGTGTAGAAGCGAGTACTGATTGTCGTGTCTTGATCAGGGGCCGTGGTAGCATTAAGGATCCTACTAGG gaGGAAATGATGAGAGGGAAACCTGGGTATGAACATCTGAACGAACCTCTCCATATTCTAGTTGAGGCAGAATTACCGGTTGAAATAGTTGATGCACGCTTGATGCAGGCACGTGACATACTTGAAGATTTGCTCAAACCGGTG GATGAATCTCAGGATTTCTACAAGAAGCAGCAGCTTCGGGAGCTAGCAATGCTGAACGGCACTCTTCGCGAGGAGGGTTCCCCCATGTCCGGTTCTGTTTCACCATTCCAAAACAGCCTTGGTATGAAGAGGGCCAAGACCAGGGGGTAA
- the LOC108333928 gene encoding KH domain-containing protein At5g56140 isoform X3, which translates to MMSSSGAGRYMAFPPSPSAPPSPHLSALRSSALAEQDKYLSELLGERNKLSPFMAVLPQCFRLLNQEILRVTSLMGNASVLGQSGLEQASPLATGGIFSNGGANVNGWASRFQSERPSLLQSSPTPNWLSPQGSSSGLLIKKTLRVDIPVDTYPNYNFVGRLLGPRGNSLKRVEASTDCRVLIRGRGSIKDPTREEMMRGKPGYEHLNEPLHILVEAELPVEIVDARLMQARDILEDLLKPVDESQDFYKKQQLRELAMLNGTLREEGSPMSGSVSPFQNSLGMKRAKTRG; encoded by the exons ATGATGTCCTCCTCCGGCGCCGGCAGGTATATGGCCTTTCCGCCGTCGCCCTCCGCTCCTCCATCGCCACATCTCTCCGCTCTGCGCTCCTCCGCTTTAGCCGAGCAGGACAA ATATCTATCTGAGTTGTTGGGAGAACGTAACAAGCTTAGTCCTTTCATGGCTGTGCTTCCGCAGTGCTTTCGATTATTAAACCAAG AAATTTTGCGTGTAACATCGCTGATGGGGAATGCATCAGTTTTAGGTCAAAGTGGGCTTGAACAAGCTAGCCCCCTGGCTACTGGAGGAATATTTTCAAACGGAGGTGCCAATGTGAACGGATGGGCATCACGATTTCAATCAGAA AGGCCCAGCTTGTTGCAGTCCTCACCAACACCAAACTGGCTGAGTCCACAAGGCAGCTCATCTGGTTTACTTATTAAAAAGACACTCAGAGTCGATATACCTGTGGACACATATCCTAAT TATAACTTTGTTGGTCGCCTCCTAGGCCCTAGAGGAAACTCTCTAAAGCGTGTAGAAGCGAGTACTGATTGTCGTGTCTTGATCAGGGGCCGTGGTAGCATTAAGGATCCTACTAGG gaGGAAATGATGAGAGGGAAACCTGGGTATGAACATCTGAACGAACCTCTCCATATTCTAGTTGAGGCAGAATTACCGGTTGAAATAGTTGATGCACGCTTGATGCAGGCACGTGACATACTTGAAGATTTGCTCAAACCGGTG GATGAATCTCAGGATTTCTACAAGAAGCAGCAGCTTCGGGAGCTAGCAATGCTGAACGGCACTCTTCGCGAGGAGGGTTCCCCCATGTCCGGTTCTGTTTCACCATTCCAAAACAGCCTTGGTATGAAGAGGGCCAAGACCAGGGGGTAA
- the LOC108333928 gene encoding KH domain-containing protein At4g26480 isoform X2 → MMSSSGAGRYMAFPPSPSAPPSPHLSALRSSALAEQDKYLSELLGERNKLSPFMAVLPQCFRLLNQGCIKNSLVCVAPNIVLGQSGLEQASPLATGGIFSNGGANVNGWASRFQSERPSLLQSSPTPNWLSPQGSSSGLLIKKTLRVDIPVDTYPNYNFVGRLLGPRGNSLKRVEASTDCRVLIRGRGSIKDPTREEMMRGKPGYEHLNEPLHILVEAELPVEIVDARLMQARDILEDLLKPVDESQDFYKKQQLRELAMLNGTLREEGSPMSGSVSPFQNSLGMKRAKTRG, encoded by the exons ATGATGTCCTCCTCCGGCGCCGGCAGGTATATGGCCTTTCCGCCGTCGCCCTCCGCTCCTCCATCGCCACATCTCTCCGCTCTGCGCTCCTCCGCTTTAGCCGAGCAGGACAA ATATCTATCTGAGTTGTTGGGAGAACGTAACAAGCTTAGTCCTTTCATGGCTGTGCTTCCGCAGTGCTTTCGATTATTAAACCAAG GTTgcataaaaaatagtttagtttgcGTAGCACCCAATATAG TTTTAGGTCAAAGTGGGCTTGAACAAGCTAGCCCCCTGGCTACTGGAGGAATATTTTCAAACGGAGGTGCCAATGTGAACGGATGGGCATCACGATTTCAATCAGAA AGGCCCAGCTTGTTGCAGTCCTCACCAACACCAAACTGGCTGAGTCCACAAGGCAGCTCATCTGGTTTACTTATTAAAAAGACACTCAGAGTCGATATACCTGTGGACACATATCCTAAT TATAACTTTGTTGGTCGCCTCCTAGGCCCTAGAGGAAACTCTCTAAAGCGTGTAGAAGCGAGTACTGATTGTCGTGTCTTGATCAGGGGCCGTGGTAGCATTAAGGATCCTACTAGG gaGGAAATGATGAGAGGGAAACCTGGGTATGAACATCTGAACGAACCTCTCCATATTCTAGTTGAGGCAGAATTACCGGTTGAAATAGTTGATGCACGCTTGATGCAGGCACGTGACATACTTGAAGATTTGCTCAAACCGGTG GATGAATCTCAGGATTTCTACAAGAAGCAGCAGCTTCGGGAGCTAGCAATGCTGAACGGCACTCTTCGCGAGGAGGGTTCCCCCATGTCCGGTTCTGTTTCACCATTCCAAAACAGCCTTGGTATGAAGAGGGCCAAGACCAGGGGGTAA